In a genomic window of Acidobacteriota bacterium:
- a CDS encoding lipid-binding SYLF domain-containing protein: MHTPHLRLAALVRLVLVVAVLAAGVFVPRSVLAADERLDLSATVLEEIMSAGDASIPTDLFRKAECVVIVPGLKQGAFVIGAKYGRGFFSCRKGEGWSAPAAVRVEGGSFGFQIGGQEVDVIMLVMNKRGVDRLLSNRFTLGAQASIAAGPVGRTATAQTDAQMTAEILSWSRTRGVFAGIALDGATLREDSDSNRYLYRKRIRNREIVTGTIAPPEEATRLMAVLAKY; the protein is encoded by the coding sequence ATGCACACTCCCCATCTTCGGTTGGCTGCCCTGGTCCGTCTCGTCCTCGTGGTGGCGGTGCTCGCCGCTGGCGTCTTCGTGCCGCGATCGGTCCTGGCGGCCGATGAGCGCCTCGACCTGTCGGCCACCGTGCTCGAAGAGATCATGAGCGCCGGCGATGCCAGCATTCCCACCGATCTCTTCCGCAAGGCCGAGTGCGTCGTCATCGTCCCCGGCCTCAAGCAGGGCGCCTTCGTGATCGGCGCCAAGTACGGGCGCGGGTTCTTCTCGTGCCGCAAGGGTGAGGGGTGGTCGGCTCCCGCGGCCGTGCGCGTGGAGGGCGGGAGCTTCGGCTTCCAGATCGGCGGCCAGGAAGTCGACGTCATCATGCTCGTCATGAACAAGCGCGGCGTCGACCGCCTGCTGTCGAACCGGTTCACCCTCGGCGCGCAGGCGTCGATCGCCGCGGGGCCCGTGGGTCGGACGGCCACGGCGCAGACCGATGCGCAGATGACGGCGGAGATCCTGTCGTGGTCTCGCACGCGTGGCGTGTTCGCCGGCATCGCGCTCGATGGCGCGACGCTGCGCGAAGACAGCGACTCGAATCGCTACCTGTACCGGAAGCGCATCAGGAACCGCGAGATCGTCACGGGCACCATCGCGCCGCCAGAGGAGGCGACGCGGTTGATGGCGGTGCTCGCGAAGTACTAG
- a CDS encoding TonB-dependent receptor — MTRRAARLGQFVQTGTLLVALAALGAGSAGAQTAGSLTGVVRDADGGVLPGVSVTASNVGTQLQQTVVSGPDGRYVLPQLPVGTYEVRAELAGFRTLRQSGIRLVVGETAVVNLVLAIGAIEQEVSVVGRASPVNTRSSELSYLVSDRDIEQLPLNGRNYTDLAMLQPGVAAYRHRDGGSVVAHGVGMTVNGQDPRSNVYLLDGTLLNDFTNGPAGSAAGTALGMETIQEFRVETNAYSAEFGRSSGGQVNVITKSGTNAYRGAAALFHRNDAFDARNFFDVGEKPDFWRYQTATTLGGPLRTDRVFFFAGYEGLRERLGQTRSTVVPDENARQGFLPDPANPGQWLFVGVHPSVRPFLEEFPRPNGPALGGGLATHTFPFSQRLTQDFLQGRVDVNLRPGHSFFGRYTYDDADQYLPTDFPQFPRSFVSRNQFFTGEYRQVASSRTLNTYRLGFSRTRIGQLVESNTAQPLPVFVPGRPFTGGIDIGGIPGRFGPQTSADVQLVQNVFSVQADTTTNRGAHLIKAGALVERFQQNMVNPTFSLGIYAFSGLQAFLRNQPLRFVGLRPDGEIDRYWRFTLFGFYLQDEWQVHPRLTLNAGLRYEFTTMPEDIYGRDSALIDLSDPAPTVGPLYRNPSYRNISPRAGGAWDVFGDGSTSLRAGYGLYFNTNNSQNLIVTVTNPPATPRIVIPNPTFPEPPFERGIGNSIRPVQWDLKNPRVHVWNVSLQRELPFETVATIGYAGSRGRHLLRSSDVNVARPVTLADGTPFIPAGTPRPNPAFSTIELKSSDGDSWYKALIVDVRRRFSRGVSVQSSYTLSTSEDTTQASTFFSDATNGTTSAFPEFIPDYNKGLSDFHAKHNWVVNFSWELPWGRDLAGAAGAVLSGWQLAGISQVKSGNPLTVFVAANRSRSLWAPSLGPGIGADRPSYAPGRGPADAVVGKPDQWFDPTAFVLQPAGTFGNTGRGDFIGPNLRTFDLALVKQAPIGLAGGRGRLEVRLEVFNVFNRANFAPPALTAFTGTSDNEQPLASFGRIRSTTTSARQGQVGVRLSF, encoded by the coding sequence ATGACACGACGCGCCGCGCGGCTCGGCCAGTTCGTGCAGACCGGGACGTTGCTGGTGGCACTGGCGGCCCTCGGAGCGGGCAGCGCCGGCGCCCAGACCGCCGGCTCGCTCACGGGCGTCGTGCGCGACGCCGACGGCGGTGTCCTTCCCGGTGTCTCGGTGACCGCGAGCAACGTCGGCACGCAGCTGCAGCAGACGGTCGTCAGCGGGCCGGACGGCCGCTACGTGTTGCCGCAACTGCCCGTGGGGACCTACGAGGTCCGCGCCGAGCTGGCCGGGTTCCGGACGCTGCGCCAGTCGGGCATCCGCCTCGTCGTCGGCGAGACGGCGGTCGTCAACCTCGTGCTCGCAATCGGCGCCATCGAGCAGGAGGTCTCGGTCGTGGGCCGGGCGTCGCCCGTCAACACACGCTCGTCGGAGTTGAGCTACCTGGTGAGCGACCGCGACATCGAGCAACTCCCCCTCAACGGGCGGAACTACACCGATCTCGCCATGCTCCAGCCTGGCGTGGCGGCGTATCGCCATCGTGATGGCGGGTCGGTGGTCGCGCATGGCGTCGGCATGACGGTGAACGGGCAGGATCCGCGGTCGAACGTGTACCTGCTCGACGGGACGTTGCTCAACGACTTCACCAACGGGCCGGCGGGGAGCGCTGCTGGCACGGCGCTCGGGATGGAGACGATCCAGGAGTTCCGGGTCGAGACCAACGCCTACAGCGCCGAGTTCGGGCGCAGCTCGGGCGGGCAGGTGAACGTCATCACGAAGTCTGGAACCAACGCCTACCGCGGCGCGGCGGCGCTCTTCCACCGCAACGACGCCTTCGACGCGCGCAACTTCTTCGACGTCGGCGAGAAGCCAGACTTCTGGCGCTATCAGACGGCCACGACGCTCGGCGGACCGCTGCGCACCGATCGCGTCTTCTTCTTTGCCGGCTACGAAGGGCTGCGCGAGCGGCTCGGCCAGACCCGGTCGACCGTCGTGCCCGACGAGAACGCGCGGCAGGGGTTCCTTCCCGACCCGGCCAACCCCGGGCAGTGGCTCTTCGTGGGCGTCCATCCGTCGGTCCGGCCGTTTCTCGAAGAGTTCCCGCGGCCCAACGGCCCCGCGCTCGGGGGAGGCCTGGCGACGCACACGTTCCCGTTCAGCCAGCGGCTCACGCAGGACTTCCTGCAGGGGCGTGTCGACGTGAACCTGCGGCCGGGACATTCCTTCTTCGGCCGTTACACCTACGACGACGCCGACCAGTATCTGCCGACCGATTTCCCGCAGTTCCCGCGGTCGTTCGTCTCGCGGAACCAGTTCTTCACGGGCGAGTACCGCCAGGTGGCCTCGTCGCGCACGCTCAACACCTACCGCCTCGGGTTCAGCCGCACGCGCATCGGCCAGCTCGTCGAGTCGAACACGGCGCAGCCGCTGCCCGTGTTCGTCCCGGGTCGGCCGTTCACCGGCGGCATCGACATCGGCGGCATTCCGGGCCGTTTCGGCCCGCAGACCTCGGCCGACGTGCAACTGGTCCAGAACGTCTTCAGCGTCCAGGCCGACACGACGACGAACCGGGGGGCGCATCTCATCAAGGCGGGAGCCCTCGTCGAGCGTTTCCAGCAGAACATGGTCAACCCGACCTTCAGCCTCGGCATCTACGCGTTCTCGGGGCTCCAGGCTTTCTTGCGGAACCAGCCGTTGCGGTTCGTCGGCCTCAGGCCCGACGGCGAAATCGATCGCTACTGGCGCTTCACGCTCTTCGGCTTCTACCTGCAGGACGAGTGGCAGGTGCACCCGCGTCTCACGCTCAATGCCGGGCTGCGCTACGAGTTCACGACGATGCCCGAGGACATCTACGGGCGCGACTCGGCGCTCATCGACCTGAGCGATCCGGCACCGACCGTGGGGCCGCTCTATCGGAACCCGAGCTATCGCAACATCTCGCCGCGCGCCGGCGGCGCGTGGGACGTCTTCGGCGACGGGTCGACGTCCCTGCGGGCCGGCTACGGTCTCTACTTCAACACCAACAACTCCCAGAACCTGATCGTCACGGTGACGAACCCTCCGGCCACACCGCGCATCGTCATTCCGAATCCGACGTTTCCCGAGCCGCCGTTCGAGCGCGGCATCGGCAATTCGATTCGGCCCGTGCAGTGGGATCTGAAGAATCCGCGCGTGCACGTCTGGAACGTCAGCCTGCAGCGCGAGCTGCCGTTCGAGACCGTGGCCACCATCGGGTACGCGGGCTCCCGCGGCCGGCACCTGCTGCGCAGCAGCGACGTGAACGTGGCGCGGCCCGTGACGCTTGCCGACGGCACGCCGTTCATTCCTGCCGGGACGCCCCGGCCCAATCCGGCCTTCTCGACCATCGAGCTCAAGAGCAGCGACGGCGACTCGTGGTACAAGGCGCTCATCGTCGACGTGCGGCGTCGCTTCTCACGCGGCGTGTCGGTGCAGTCGTCGTACACGCTCTCGACGAGCGAGGACACGACGCAGGCCTCGACGTTCTTCTCGGACGCGACCAACGGGACGACGTCGGCGTTTCCCGAGTTCATCCCCGACTACAACAAGGGGCTGTCGGACTTCCACGCGAAGCACAACTGGGTGGTGAACTTCTCGTGGGAGCTGCCGTGGGGGCGCGACCTCGCCGGCGCGGCGGGCGCCGTGCTCTCTGGCTGGCAGCTCGCCGGCATCAGTCAGGTGAAGAGCGGCAACCCCCTCACGGTGTTCGTGGCGGCCAACCGGTCGCGATCGTTGTGGGCACCCTCGCTCGGGCCGGGCATCGGGGCCGACCGGCCAAGTTACGCGCCGGGAAGAGGGCCGGCAGATGCGGTGGTTGGCAAGCCCGACCAGTGGTTCGACCCGACGGCGTTCGTGCTGCAGCCAGCCGGCACGTTCGGCAACACCGGCCGAGGCGACTTCATCGGGCCGAACCTGCGCACGTTCGACCTCGCGCTCGTCAAGCAGGCGCCGATTGGGCTGGCTGGAGGGCGCGGGCGACTCGAGGTCCGGCTCGAGGTGTTCAACGTCTTCAACCGGGCGAATTTTGCCCCACCGGCGCTCACGGCGTTTACCGGCACGTCCGACAACGAGCAGCCGCTTGCGTCGTTCGGGCGCATTCGATCGACGACCACCTCGGCGCGTCAAGGCCAGGTGGGCGTGCGACTGTCGTTTTGA